AAAGGAAAACGTTTGAAATAGATTTCTCTTGTCTCCTGAGTTTTATCCAGATTCACCCGGCCCCAGATTTGAGCACCTTGTATCAGTCCTATCTCTTCGGTTTCCAGGTAGATGCTTGCGGCAACAGAGGGAGAGACGGCAATTTCCTGAATATGACGTGTGCTGGATTCGGAGCTAAAAATGAATCGCCGCGTTTCAGCATCAAAGGCATAAAAAAGTGGGGTGGCATGAGGCCCTGCCGTTCCCTGACTGGCAAGACAGAACACATGGTGTTTTTGAATCAATTGAATGAGGGGGAGGGTGGAGTTCATAGCGTCTTAGCAACCCTGTCAAAAATTTGCCCCCCTGTCATCCAATGAACACAATTTCTGACTCTATTCAACTTCAAATCCCCTACAGGGCTTAACAACTCCAGGCATTTTTTATCAATACAAACTGGAACCGAATTTGCTTCAAAATAATGAGGGCTTGAGCTCTTTGAGCCCTATTAAATCGGGAGAGTGAAATGGGATATTTGTGTAAAGCAATTCGGTCGAGCAAAACTTTTTTTGTCTTATTAGCAGTATTATTTTTCGATGTTGGCAATCCTTCTTTGCTTCGGGCTGGCCCTTCTAAAGCACACGGCGAAGCTCCTCCCGCTGAGGAAAGTTCTTCGTCCGATTTTTATGTAAGCCCTGCGGGCAATGACTCGAATCATTGCCTCAGTGCCGATTCGCCCTGCCTGAGTATTGGTGCTGCCCTCTCAAAAACCAGGGGGGGGTCTGGTGCAAAGACCATCCATCTCGCAGTGGGAAATTATTCCAGAGTTAATGGCAGTTTTGCTGGTGAGAGGATGCCTATCACAATTCAGGGGCATAATGCCTTGGACACCCGTATCGATGCACGCGGTGAAGGGGGAGCCGTCAATTTGTCCGATTCAGCATCGGTGTTTACTTTGCAGGATTTGGCTATAGTGAATGGACATGGGGCCGAAACTTACACTCTTGGAGGGGGCATTTATAACAATGGGACCCTCAACCTGATCCGTGTTGCCCTCATGAACAATCGGGCAAATAACGGAGGAGGAATTTATAATACTTCTTCAGGCCGGCTGAAAGTAGAAGATTCCAGCATTAGCTCAAACGTTGCTGAAACAGATGATTTGGGCAATGGCAATGGGGCCGGCATTTATAATGCTGGATTTTTAAGTTTGTTAAATACCACCCTTTCTTTTAATTGGGCCGCTGGAGGGGGCGGTGGGCTTTATGCGGTAGCCGGTTCTCGCAATAAACTGGCCTTTACCACGGTGAGCGTGAATGCTGCCAATGCCCAGCGCACCACCACTGGAAGAGGAGCCGGAATTTATTTGGAGAGGGAGGCTTCTCTGGATTTGAAAAATTCTCTGGTCGCTAGCAATGCGAATGGAACGGGTTCGCCGACCACTCCTACTACCGAATGGGGAGATTGCAATATTGCACCTTTGCTGGCAGCAGGCCCCAGCCAAACTGAAATTATTAATTTGGGTACCAATTTTATTGCAGCGGATGCCTGTCATTTTCCTCCCGAAGCAGGAATTGTAGGCAGCCCAACCTCGCCCGAAGACGCCAAGCTGGGCCTGCTTTTCTACAATGGCGGCTCCACCATCACACAGGCACTTCTGGCAGAGAGTCGGGTCAACACACAAGTGAGTGGAGAAGATTGCAACGATCTTTCAGCGCCTCCCATCCCCGTAACCCATGACCAACGCGGTGTTGCACGTCCGTTGGGATTTTCTTGCAGTTCAGGGGCCTTGCAGGCCTCGCCCCTGTTGATTCCTATTTATTTGGCAGGGACACCCCCTGTCGAACAGCCTTTGGCAACTCTCAATTTTGGGGATGTGCTTGTGGGGACCACGAGTTCACAATTAGTACGAATCAAAAATATGGGCCAGTTTCCTTTAACTCTGACCCCTGTTCTGACCCCTGCCGGCATGTTTAGTGCAAGTGCTGTCCCTCTGGATCCTGCGCACCCGGGCAGTGCGGGTGTAGAGGCGTGTAACAATGTATTACCCACTCATTCCTGTTTTATTCGTCTTGATTTTAGTCCCAGCGCGGTGGGGGCCGCCATCACCCGTTTGACCTTTACGGGAAATAATCCCGCAGCTTTTGACTCCATCACCGCTGTCAACATCAGCGCAAATGCCGTTGCGACAGCAGATCATCTTGCTCCTGCTTCCGCTTCGAGTGGCGATGAAACTGGAGGAGGCGCAGGGGCTGCTGCTCCCACTCCCACTGCTGCTACTCCCAGTTCTGGTTCAGATCTTGCTCCTACTGTTGCCCCGGCGCATCCTGCACAAAATTCGAATACTGCCGCAGAGGTTGGAACCACTCCCCCTGAAAGTACTGACAAGAGCAGCAGTTGCAGCCTGGCCCTAGCCTCCTCCAACTCGGCCAGCGTTGTTTGGATATTTTCGCCTTTGCTTTTGCTGGGATTGAGATTAAGAGGCTTCGCTTATCGATTTCTTAATCTTTCTTCCTGAGCCTTTTTAATCAGGGCGATGATGCTCGATACAATATCCGAACCATCTTGTTTAATGATTTTGCGATTCATGCCCTTGAAGTTTCTATCCAAACTTTGCTCGGTGACATAAGCCCCCATGGCAAGCATCATGATCTGTACACCGGTCGCTTTGGCGTCGGCCTGAATTTGCTCCATGCTTCGATGATGGTCAGACCCATCGTCTCCATCTGAAATGACGATGATCATCTTGGTGCCAGAGTTGTTGCCTTTCATGGCCTCCAAGGCCTTGTCGATGGCCTTTCTAATGTCGGTACCGCCTCCCATAGCATGGAAGGCTTCTTGCTTTTTATTCAGTACCTTGTTTTTTTCTTGATAAGACCCAGTGGGTGCCCCCAGGGGTTTTGTCCATTCTGCGCCATTTGCAAACACAATTTCTCCATAGTCGATACCCAGAGTTTCGCAAAAGAAAATGAGCGTGGCAGACCCCGCCAGGGCCTGATTGAGGGCAGGGGCCATCGAACCCGAAACGTCGGAAACCAGGATGATTTGGGCCTCGTATTGTCCGGGCTCCGCATTGTTCTGAAAGACACGGCCTGTGGGCACTGCTCTCATTTCGTCTTGCGCCGCGGCCTTTACATCCATTTGAGGGCCTCGAGCGACCGGGCCATCTCGCTCACTGGGATTGTCCGGAGGAATGAGGCGATGCAATTCTGCCAAGGCATTACTTGTTTCTGTATCTTTAGGGCGATGCTTCTCAAAAAGTCCCAGGTCTTGTGTTGCAGCGGCTTCAACTTGCTGCATTGCATTCTTTAGGGCCTCTAAATCCTGAGGGCTCATGACAATATCGGGAGGAGGGGCTGCTTCCTCTGCGGCTTCCGCTTCGTCTGCCTCTGCTACCTCTGCCTGTTTATCCGCATGAGCGGCTCTGTCTTTTTCTCTTTCTGCTTCGCCTCTTGCCCCTTTATTTTGTTTATCCAGGGCTGCTGGTCCTGCTTTTCCGGGCTTTCCAGGCCTTCCGGGCTTTCCCGGTTTTGCTGCCCCGGGTTTTGCTTGGCCTTCGGCTGCATCCCCCGCAGCGTCTCCCTCTTCGGCCTCATCGCTGTCTTGCTCTTGCTGTGCGGCTCGTGCCTTTGCCACCTCTTCATTATTCATTCTTTTAAGGGCAGGAGAATGCGGTTCAAACTCTTCGGCCATTTTTTCGGCACGATTTTCTAGCACTTGCTGGGCAATTTCTTTTGCTTCCTCGGATACACGAGGATTTGTTTCTGAGTCTCCCTCGGCCTCGGATTCTTGTCCTTCTCCTTGTCGCTGGCCTTGCCCCTGTTGTTGCTGGGCCATTTGTTCCAACATCTCTTCTAAATGCTCTAAGAGCTGTTCTACAATTTCTTGAGGGGTTTTTCCTTCGTTCAACATTTGTTGAATCAGGTTTTGAACGTAGTTCATTCCTTTGGGTAATAATTGTTCAAAAATAGGATAAGCAGATTCTAAATGGCGGCAGAATTCGTCCAGGCAATCCTGGCGTTCCTGGGCATTAATTTCTTGAGGAAAGGCCTCAAACGCCGGCTTTAGCAGAGGGCAGGCTTTTTCCAGGGCCTCATACACATCCGGGTCCGTAACCCACAAAGGGATATTCCCATGGTAGGCATAATAGGCCAGGGCGTAGCAGAATTGCTCGTGGGGAAGATAGCGGCCCATTTTATGGTAATATTCATCCGTATAGGCTTTCGGTTGCGAAGTGCCTTCAAAGGCGGTCATCTGTTCTTCAAATTCGCTTTTTGCCATGAGCTTTTCACCCATGCGTCGCACAAAATTATTCATGCGTCTTTCTCCCGCCGCATTGAATAAAAAGCCATCGATGGCATTGCGATGCCAACGTGGCACCACTCCATCAATCACTAGATGGGCCCACTCGTGCTTGCCAATGCCCAGCGCGGCTTTCAGGGGCCGGGTGAGGAGATCGCTCAAGCCTATGGTGATTTCTTTCGATTGAGGGTTGGCAAAATTTTCCTCGCCCAAGTTGAAATTAATTTTAAAAGCTTTGCCGGTGGCCAACATAATTTCCCGCTGAGTTCTCTCTGTGAGATAGCGAATAACTCTCTCCAGCTTTTTTCTTGTGGCAGCAGAAATGGGGACCAAGGCCCCGCGGGCATCTCTTTCGGCATAAACCCATTGCCCTTGTTGTTGAACCACTACCAACCTTGCAGGCAGTTGAAACTGCTGAGTTTGAAAATCGGGATGGATATTCAGCGTTACCGCTTGAGCTTCTGGGCCTGGATCTTGTGCCGTGATATTTTTAAACACGGCAGGCCCCACGGGGTTGGTTGTTGCCTCCTCATCCACAGCAGGCGCTGCAGTAGTTGACACTCTTTCTTGATAAGCAATGCCTGCACCTGCCAGAGGAGCGGGTTGGTTCATCATGTGCTTCACAATTTCAGCCCGGTCTCCGGTGCTCATTCCAAAATCGTCCATCAGATACATCACCGCCACACGACTCATGGCCGCGCCCGATTGCTGATTGCGGCCGGCATATTTTCCAAAGGGGGGATTGGAACTCATGACGATGAGTGATTTTTTGTCTCTCTCAATACGGGCATAAGGATTTTTTAAGTAGAGGGCCTTATCGCTATCCAGCAAAGGGTTGAAGATGCCTTCCACTTTGGGAGGATCAGCCAGCAAAAATTCATCCAAGAGCAGCACAGAGGGTCTCGTGACCGCTCGGTGTACTTTTCCTGGCGAAAAATTGTATTCGCCTGTGAGGGGATTTTTTCTCAAGCCTCCCACCAGTTCGGTTTCATCGCTATTGGCGCTGAGGGTGTGGTCGATAAATTCATAGCCCAAAAGTTTGGCCAGTTGTTCAGGGATTGTGCTTTTTCCTTCACCAGCTTCGCCCAACAACATTACGTCGACACCCAGGGAGTGATTCCATAAAATTTCATCCACGACATTGAGCGCTTGGCGAGTCCACACAAAACTCTTTGCAGCGAGGGCCCTGCCAGGAAGATAATTTTTGTAAATTTCTTCGAGAGTGGGTTGAGGAATGTTTTGAGGGCCTATCGCCTCTGCATGCCAGTGCATGGCCGTGGCATAATCTTTAAAGGTGGTTTTGATTACCTCCCAAACACGGTCTCTATCGGCCTTGTCGGCCAGGGGCAGGATATATTCTGCGCGCAAGGCCCTGTTTAAAACCGCAGGGGTGATTTGCGGGCTCGCCGCCAGACGTTGAGACAGGCGCAAAATGGAGCGCGGGGTAAATTCCACTTTTTGTTCCACCCCACTTCCCAGGGGAGTGATAGGCGGCGCCCCTTGGGCAGCTTTGATCATGTGCTCGTGAAAAACAACCAGGCGTTGAGAGAGATCCTGGCTCCATCTTCTCTTCCCTTTGTTGTGGCATGCAAACAGTTTTTCAACCACTTCCAGGGTTTCCTCGAAGGTCCAGGGGCCTACATACATCGATACAAAACGCCTGAGAAAATCGGGGCCATGGTCATGGCGTCCCAACTGACCGGTACCGTTTTCGGTGGCATAGACGCGGAAGGCCGGATGAACAGGTTTTCTTACCAGCTCTCCTTTTTCGTCATAAGTCCAAAAATAATCGGAGTGCTGGATGATATTATTCAAGGCCGCCAGGGTCCCCGGTTTTGCCGTATCGGGTTCATCCAACACTGCATGAAAGCCATGTTCCATGGCGACGGTCAAAGGCCCGGGAATGAAGACGGGGGCCAAAACAGCTCCCACTTTCTTCATACCCCAAACACCCACGAGTTCATCGGAATCCGTTCGTTTTGAGAAGGGCACGCGAAGCAAGGGCACACCCATAGCAGAGGCGATGATTTCAGGGAGCGTGGTTTTGGCGGTTCCTGGCGGGCCAAATAAACGGATAGCGACCGCTTTGTTCAAATTAATGAGCGAGGCAATTTCATCCAGCATTCCCAAAAAACGCGCAAAGAGCACGACCTTGGGCATTTGAGGAATCAGCCCGCGATATTCTTTGGGAATGCTATGCAGCGGGCGGCGGGGGAGTTCCTTGTAATAATTTTTGGGGGCCTTAAAGGCCTGTGGATTGCTCAGGGCTGGGTCTTTCTTTACGCTGCGAATCATCCAGCAATTGGCTCGGTTAGGATCTTTTAGGAAGGCCATTTGATAATCTGGCCCTGTGTGCGTGATTTGATTAGTGAGATAATTGTTTCCGTTAATGATTAAACCATCCCCCTTGGCCAGAGTTTGGGTGCCTGTGAAGTCTACGGGAGGTTGAGTTCCTGCCAAATTGGCAGAGCGTGTGATTTGAATGACATTGAAAGAATCACCACCAAGTATCCTGCCATTCATAACCATTACATTTCTACCACCATTGATGGGATTTTTTAAACGTGTGATTTCCAAATTCCCCTGGGCATCCATTTTAAAACTGATTTCTGCCTCATTGTTGCTCTCATTCATACTTAGAGCTGCAGACTCAATATTCATAAAGTAAGGCTTGTTCGCAACCAGCTCTTTGGCGCCGCTGGGTATTCCGATGAGCTTGGAGCTGACACTGTCACTGGTCGTGCCGGAACTTTTAGCGATTGCTTTATTTTGAATATACCAGCTCTGTAGATCGGCAGCATCTTGTACGAGCTCTGCAGCAGCATGAATGTCTAAACGAATATCCTGAATGGTGCTGTGTCCAATTCGAATACAATTTGCCCGCTTGTGAGTGGGGTTAAAAACAGGTTTAAAATAGGGGATTTTTATTTTTGTTTTTCTTCGTATTTGTTCGGTAGTTCCATTGTGAGCAAGGTAAAGCTGAGTGCCATTGCTAGAATGGTCGTCCTCAATGTTAAGGAGTCCGTCTTTATCAATTTGGAGCGTTAAATGCTCGCCACTGACCATGGCATCTGCAATGGAAATATCACAGGCAAAATGACGTCCAATGCTAAAAACTTTTTCGGGTGTAAGTTCGAAACGTTGAGCGGGGCTAATAATAAAGGGATTGGCTTCTTCTTTGGGCGCCTCCATTTTTTCTACATTTCTTAAAATCCATATATTTTCTTGCCCCTCTTCTTCCGAAGCGACAATTTCTGCTGCAGCGCTGTAGTTTTTTCGTCTATCTTCCAAATACTGTCGGCCAAAAGACAGGGTGGCTCCAGGCGGGATAACTTGAGAGCGATTTGCTGGCAACCTGCTATAGTCAGAGTCAGGTGCCCCCTTGTTTTTAAAATAAGTTCCATTACTGGAATCCCTGTCTACAATGTCCAAGGTACCGTCAGGCCGCAGCGTCAGCCTAAAATGCTTGCGACTGACTCGGTCGTCCTGGGGTGTAAGGATATGATTGTCTCCTTCTCGGCCAAAAGAGATTACTTGTCGGGGGATTACAGAAACAGGCCCGCAGTAACACTCCAGATTAGTCAGGGTGTAAAGGTTGGGATTGCTGGAATTGCGGACCAAAACAAAAGGACCCTTTTTATTTTTGATATTGTTGACAAGGGTAAAATCCACGGAGGCAGTAAAAGAAATAGGAGTAGGAGAAGGCTCTAAAACTTTTTCTACACGGGTTAGGCTTCCGCTGTTTTCATCATAAACGGGGTAGAACACTTTTATCTGGTCTTGGCCCTCCGGAATTTCCAAACTGATCATCTGCCCCATGCTATAGTCGAGTTCAATTTTGAAATTTTGAGCGAGTTGATAACGTTGCCCCGCTTTTAAAACGTGTGATTCTGGAGGAAGCCGACGCAAACGACCCACGGCTTCTATCCCGGACAATTCCGAGGGCAGGTTGCCATCCAAGGGGAGGGCCTCCACAATTTTTTTCAAATGATGAATTCCGGCGATGGCTTCCTTCAAATCTTCTTGAGCGGCAAATCTCAAGAAGAGGGGTTCGATGGTGTTATTCACATCTTTATATTTTTGGGCCAGGGCATCTGCCTTCAGGCTTTCGGCTATAGCAGCCAGTGAATCGGGGGCCGGAGCTTCGGCAACACTCACCTCGGGATCTGTCAGATCCGATTCTATTGCAAAACCAAACTCAAAATTCTTTTCTTTCAATTGAGCCAGAAAGTCCGTGACAATTTCAGGATCATGAACCTGGCGCAAAACCAGTAAAACAGCCTCTTTCCCAAGGGCGTCTAAATCTGTTGTGGCAAGAAGAATTCTATCCAGCACCGGTTTCCACCAGAGTGCGGGGCTGGGAAGAGTAACTTTGGTTTGAACCTCCTCTTTTTCCACCATTCTTTCCAGGGCTCGTTTCACCTTAAGGCGTTCTTCTTTGGTCTTTTGAAAACGGCCAAAAAGCAATTCGCCACCCCAGACGACCGCACGGGTTCCCAGTTCGATGGAGTCTCGCTTAATCATTTCCAGCCACCAGCCAATATGGTTAAAACCAAAATGGATGGGATCGAGCCGTTCGCCTTTTCCTGCCTCTTCGTAATCTTCTTTGACGGTATTGGGAAAGACATTCATCTGTCGGATCAAATTTTCTGAAAGGGCCATGCCTACCTGCAAGAGAGGCACTTCAATGGGGGTGGAGACGGCAGAGTCATCCTCTGTTTCACTTGCAAGCTCACTTGCCTTGGGTGCAGCGGCTACTATTCCTATAATTGCACTAAAAGCGGCACCTAAGGCCCACCAAAAACCCTGGCCCATGTGTTGTACTGCCTGTGTGTGGCAGCATCGGGCCATTTGGCTTCCCAACAAGGTAGCCAGCCCCATCGTGACCGCAATGGGGAGCACTGCTGCGGAACCAGGGAGTAGAGATTCTTTTTTTGAACTGCTGAAGTTTTCAGCAATCCTTGTACGCCTGCAGTCGGCGCTTCTTGTTCTGCCTCCTGTTGCTGTTGCTCGTGCCTGCTGTGCCCCTTGTCCCCAGGGAGCCGCGTTGTCATTCTCTGCATTTTCGGAAGGAAGGCTGAAGTTCGCTGGAGTGCTACTGGGCAAAGGAGTGGGGGAGTACAAGGGGGCTGCGGGAGGAGTTGCCTCATGAAGTGGAGCTAAGGTGGACCCCTCTCCCGAAAATGCTCTCGCATTTTCCTCTCCCGCAAGGGGCGAGGGAGTATTGGGAAAGGAAACTTCTTGAGTTGGATGTTCGGCTAATTCTCTCCTCACGCGCTTTTGCACGGCACGGGATAAATTTCTGCGCGAGATATTTTCGGTCTCAAGCAGATAGCGCAATCGTTGGGTTGCAAGCTCTACAGGCGCATGCACTTTTGCCAGGGCTCGATCAATAATCCGTAAGCGTCTCTTTGCTTCGCTCAGATAAGTGTGCTGCTCCTCGTGTTCGTAACGGGAAACGAGGTTTAAGAGGAAGGGGCTGTATCCTCTGTCATTGGTTTTGTCGTTCTGGCGAATGCCAGAATCTTCATGGATTGAATTTGTTGCCCCTGTATCCAGTGAAATCCCCGTGAAGATTCCGGCCTGCGCCGGGATGACAGAGGATGCCAGATAATTTGCAATAGCAGAGACACTCACCCTTTTCTCAGTGTTTGAATTCACAATCGCCTGAATGAGCAGATGGGTGCCAATTGCAGCGGCTTCGGGACTTGTCCGTTCTATCTGTAGCTGTTCCAGCGCCTGGGTAATTTCTAATCTTGTGTTTTCAGAAATGTGCTGTTGCAGTTGCTCCAGGGTTCCGCCACTGTGATGAAATTGAAGCAGCCAGGGGAGGAAAATGTTTTGATCGAGCTGCCAGTTTATTTTGTCATCTCGAGCGATGGCGAGAGATCCAGTGGATTCACTTGAAAGGAGACTCACTGGATCTCCCATTGCCACTGCGTCTTCATTCGAGAGGGCCTGATTTTCTTCTAATTGCTGGCTACTAAATTCCGACAAATGCTGCAAAACCTCCCCAAACTCCTCTTGCAAGGTTTGCAGTTGAAGCTGGGTGACTCGGGTTTCTATTCGGGTGGTAAAGTGTCTTCCAAATTCTCCCTGAGGATCTGCGGCCAATTCTCCGGTGGCGTTGTTTCCTATTTGCCACCACCACTGGGCAGTGAGGTTGTTTGATTCATTGACTCCCAAGAGATGCTTTACAATCTCGATGCTACCCATTCCACATTCTGTTAAAATATCGCTCCAGAAATGAAACTGATTGCCCAGCAGCCGAATCAGGCCTCTTCTTAATTCTCTCACTCCTGTTTCTGAGACTTCCCCCAAAACGGCGCTGCGTGCCACTCTCCCCGTTAAGCCCTCCATCTTCACCGCCACCACTCCGCACATGGCTCCGGTCACAAAGGCCTCTCCAAATTCTGCAATCACTTCCCGGGGGCTCTGGCTACGTCCCAGGTAGAACTCATGTCCCATTTGTACCACCACCTGGAAAAGCCCGTTGACTCCTCCGCTGCAGACTGCCACTCCTAGACTTCCCAATCCCATCCGGGTGGCGATTAAGGTTGCGATGCTACCCGCAATGGCTGCTCCCACGCCTATCAAAGGGGAGATGGCTTCAAAGCGAGTAGTGGCTAAAAAGGGAAGGGCGCTGCGAAGGGTTTGTCTGAACTCGAGGGCCCCGGCG
The Deltaproteobacteria bacterium DNA segment above includes these coding regions:
- a CDS encoding pyridoxamine 5'-phosphate oxidase family protein; translated protein: MNSTLPLIQLIQKHHVFCLASQGTAGPHATPLFYAFDAETRRFIFSSESSTRHIQEIAVSPSVAASIYLETEEIGLIQGAQIWGRVNLDKTQETREIYFKRFPFSRAFLLAKPAHQFYTLQMRRARLIDNKLGFGKKMEWSFEEGKEDGPPPF
- a CDS encoding AAA family ATPase, translated to MVQHVNLATSLHTDLHTEATPRVSANTNPSDPQGEALRRLDPAHLRIRLEEMIRGREISRSDAQSLELNLLKERRLGEVTSVLAPVLMERYALRYPQEGSRELQARVQTVLQHLAEHYVGAGLSARPSIEDPIAGDHRGAPLLDALQQISHDAVVADLLHSQDETSQALVAYLNSVSDLSLSSSAVEARGISFCQKMIEENRGFVSDLETITSEGVMRLVEGHADRVAFDRSVQRLRLDLFSTLHNLRDFGTRAWQTRGERAGVISVNTIQGILEGLPRESSHRAEIQHLLQNDLRSAAGALEFRQTLRSALPFLATTRFEAISPLIGVGAAIAGSIATLIATRMGLGSLGVAVCSGGVNGLFQVVVQMGHEFYLGRSQSPREVIAEFGEAFVTGAMCGVVAVKMEGLTGRVARSAVLGEVSETGVRELRRGLIRLLGNQFHFWSDILTECGMGSIEIVKHLLGVNESNNLTAQWWWQIGNNATGELAADPQGEFGRHFTTRIETRVTQLQLQTLQEEFGEVLQHLSEFSSQQLEENQALSNEDAVAMGDPVSLLSSESTGSLAIARDDKINWQLDQNIFLPWLLQFHHSGGTLEQLQQHISENTRLEITQALEQLQIERTSPEAAAIGTHLLIQAIVNSNTEKRVSVSAIANYLASSVIPAQAGIFTGISLDTGATNSIHEDSGIRQNDKTNDRGYSPFLLNLVSRYEHEEQHTYLSEAKRRLRIIDRALAKVHAPVELATQRLRYLLETENISRRNLSRAVQKRVRRELAEHPTQEVSFPNTPSPLAGEENARAFSGEGSTLAPLHEATPPAAPLYSPTPLPSSTPANFSLPSENAENDNAAPWGQGAQQARATATGGRTRSADCRRTRIAENFSSSKKESLLPGSAAVLPIAVTMGLATLLGSQMARCCHTQAVQHMGQGFWWALGAAFSAIIGIVAAAPKASELASETEDDSAVSTPIEVPLLQVGMALSENLIRQMNVFPNTVKEDYEEAGKGERLDPIHFGFNHIGWWLEMIKRDSIELGTRAVVWGGELLFGRFQKTKEERLKVKRALERMVEKEEVQTKVTLPSPALWWKPVLDRILLATTDLDALGKEAVLLVLRQVHDPEIVTDFLAQLKEKNFEFGFAIESDLTDPEVSVAEAPAPDSLAAIAESLKADALAQKYKDVNNTIEPLFLRFAAQEDLKEAIAGIHHLKKIVEALPLDGNLPSELSGIEAVGRLRRLPPESHVLKAGQRYQLAQNFKIELDYSMGQMISLEIPEGQDQIKVFYPVYDENSGSLTRVEKVLEPSPTPISFTASVDFTLVNNIKNKKGPFVLVRNSSNPNLYTLTNLECYCGPVSVIPRQVISFGREGDNHILTPQDDRVSRKHFRLTLRPDGTLDIVDRDSSNGTYFKNKGAPDSDYSRLPANRSQVIPPGATLSFGRQYLEDRRKNYSAAAEIVASEEEGQENIWILRNVEKMEAPKEEANPFIISPAQRFELTPEKVFSIGRHFACDISIADAMVSGEHLTLQIDKDGLLNIEDDHSSNGTQLYLAHNGTTEQIRRKTKIKIPYFKPVFNPTHKRANCIRIGHSTIQDIRLDIHAAAELVQDAADLQSWYIQNKAIAKSSGTTSDSVSSKLIGIPSGAKELVANKPYFMNIESAALSMNESNNEAEISFKMDAQGNLEITRLKNPINGGRNVMVMNGRILGGDSFNVIQITRSANLAGTQPPVDFTGTQTLAKGDGLIINGNNYLTNQITHTGPDYQMAFLKDPNRANCWMIRSVKKDPALSNPQAFKAPKNYYKELPRRPLHSIPKEYRGLIPQMPKVVLFARFLGMLDEIASLINLNKAVAIRLFGPPGTAKTTLPEIIASAMGVPLLRVPFSKRTDSDELVGVWGMKKVGAVLAPVFIPGPLTVAMEHGFHAVLDEPDTAKPGTLAALNNIIQHSDYFWTYDEKGELVRKPVHPAFRVYATENGTGQLGRHDHGPDFLRRFVSMYVGPWTFEETLEVVEKLFACHNKGKRRWSQDLSQRLVVFHEHMIKAAQGAPPITPLGSGVEQKVEFTPRSILRLSQRLAASPQITPAVLNRALRAEYILPLADKADRDRVWEVIKTTFKDYATAMHWHAEAIGPQNIPQPTLEEIYKNYLPGRALAAKSFVWTRQALNVVDEILWNHSLGVDVMLLGEAGEGKSTIPEQLAKLLGYEFIDHTLSANSDETELVGGLRKNPLTGEYNFSPGKVHRAVTRPSVLLLDEFLLADPPKVEGIFNPLLDSDKALYLKNPYARIERDKKSLIVMSSNPPFGKYAGRNQQSGAAMSRVAVMYLMDDFGMSTGDRAEIVKHMMNQPAPLAGAGIAYQERVSTTAAPAVDEEATTNPVGPAVFKNITAQDPGPEAQAVTLNIHPDFQTQQFQLPARLVVVQQQGQWVYAERDARGALVPISAATRKKLERVIRYLTERTQREIMLATGKAFKINFNLGEENFANPQSKEITIGLSDLLTRPLKAALGIGKHEWAHLVIDGVVPRWHRNAIDGFLFNAAGERRMNNFVRRMGEKLMAKSEFEEQMTAFEGTSQPKAYTDEYYHKMGRYLPHEQFCYALAYYAYHGNIPLWVTDPDVYEALEKACPLLKPAFEAFPQEINAQERQDCLDEFCRHLESAYPIFEQLLPKGMNYVQNLIQQMLNEGKTPQEIVEQLLEHLEEMLEQMAQQQQGQGQRQGEGQESEAEGDSETNPRVSEEAKEIAQQVLENRAEKMAEEFEPHSPALKRMNNEEVAKARAAQQEQDSDEAEEGDAAGDAAEGQAKPGAAKPGKPGRPGKPGKAGPAALDKQNKGARGEAEREKDRAAHADKQAEVAEADEAEAAEEAAPPPDIVMSPQDLEALKNAMQQVEAAATQDLGLFEKHRPKDTETSNALAELHRLIPPDNPSERDGPVARGPQMDVKAAAQDEMRAVPTGRVFQNNAEPGQYEAQIILVSDVSGSMAPALNQALAGSATLIFFCETLGIDYGEIVFANGAEWTKPLGAPTGSYQEKNKVLNKKQEAFHAMGGGTDIRKAIDKALEAMKGNNSGTKMIIVISDGDDGSDHHRSMEQIQADAKATGVQIMMLAMGAYVTEQSLDRNFKGMNRKIIKQDGSDIVSSIIALIKKAQEERLRNR